A genomic window from Desulfonatronovibrio magnus includes:
- a CDS encoding glycosyltransferase, translating into MTQETDLIPYRSSHLPSGPWLVFAPHPDDEVIGMGGTIALGVKQSIAIEVVVVTDGQEAGQSRERRSEALDAGDVIGVSKYHFWDLPDRQLQFSAIPGKHLESIITRLSPQTIFLPGIQEFHPDHRACTFQVLKFLEDSTFHGKVWLYEISRQNEANRLVDITGVIEQKKQAIQCFESQLAQNDYLNIAMSLNKARSYTLPANIGFAEGFWEGDSRGKYQAAYGQLKRLNHFYMKGRKINNFLVSVVVRTKNRLDLLEEALESIAFQTYRPIEAIIVNDGGVPVPVGKLKSLFSDIIIKYKDHKISQGRSEAANTGIKEASGEFILFLDDDDLFYPECVKTLVDNASQNCFSHAKGKCVRYNAEKSAVDEDYVIIGRPVKLGRLVLENCIPFNTACFHRSMLEQVGPLDKELEIFEDWDLMIRVAGKFRSIFVDRLVSEYRVFDNATITGKGGDEKHLMYRKLILSKYLDLIEAGDILAFNQSSIDKVVLEKEKLIFKLREKLNLLSNDLGEGVSSKEVLESEYLKAKAYVGDLLVEMERLRSEADGLRSQVEKRDNNIAILEDCNKALQSSISWKITKPLRIFKALLFK; encoded by the coding sequence ATGACCCAGGAAACTGATTTGATTCCATACCGTTCATCTCACTTGCCTTCCGGCCCCTGGCTGGTATTTGCCCCTCACCCTGACGATGAAGTTATAGGCATGGGCGGTACCATTGCTCTGGGAGTCAAGCAGAGCATTGCTATTGAAGTTGTTGTAGTGACTGACGGTCAAGAAGCGGGCCAATCGCGGGAAAGGAGGAGTGAAGCTCTTGATGCCGGAGATGTAATAGGTGTCAGCAAGTATCATTTCTGGGATTTGCCTGACAGACAACTTCAATTTTCTGCAATACCAGGCAAACATCTGGAGTCCATTATTACCAGATTGTCGCCTCAGACAATATTTTTGCCTGGCATTCAAGAGTTTCATCCGGATCACCGTGCCTGTACTTTTCAGGTTTTGAAATTTCTTGAGGATTCAACTTTCCATGGTAAAGTATGGCTTTATGAGATCAGTCGACAAAATGAAGCTAACCGATTAGTTGACATAACAGGGGTTATTGAACAAAAAAAGCAGGCCATTCAGTGTTTTGAAAGTCAGTTAGCTCAGAACGATTATCTGAACATTGCAATGTCTTTAAATAAAGCAAGATCTTATACACTGCCAGCAAATATCGGGTTTGCTGAGGGATTCTGGGAAGGAGATTCAAGAGGAAAATATCAGGCAGCCTATGGACAGCTTAAAAGGCTTAATCATTTCTATATGAAGGGACGAAAAATAAATAATTTTCTTGTATCCGTGGTTGTGAGAACAAAAAATCGCCTTGACCTGCTTGAAGAAGCATTGGAGAGCATTGCCTTTCAAACCTATCGTCCCATAGAGGCTATTATTGTAAATGATGGGGGCGTTCCAGTACCTGTTGGAAAATTGAAATCACTTTTTTCAGATATTATCATAAAATACAAAGACCATAAGATATCACAGGGCAGGTCCGAGGCTGCCAACACTGGGATAAAAGAGGCATCAGGAGAGTTTATATTGTTTCTCGATGATGATGACTTGTTTTATCCAGAGTGTGTGAAGACCCTGGTAGATAATGCCAGTCAAAATTGTTTTTCACACGCGAAAGGAAAGTGTGTCCGCTATAATGCTGAAAAAAGTGCAGTTGATGAAGATTATGTGATTATAGGGCGGCCTGTAAAGCTGGGACGTTTAGTACTTGAGAACTGCATCCCCTTTAATACCGCGTGTTTTCATCGGAGCATGCTGGAACAGGTGGGGCCCCTTGATAAGGAGCTTGAAATATTCGAAGACTGGGACTTAATGATTCGAGTTGCCGGCAAATTCAGGTCTATCTTTGTAGACAGACTTGTTTCTGAATACAGGGTTTTTGATAATGCCACGATTACAGGCAAGGGTGGTGATGAAAAACACCTCATGTATCGTAAATTGATTCTGAGCAAATATCTGGACCTGATTGAAGCTGGAGACATACTGGCATTTAACCAGAGCAGCATTGACAAGGTTGTCCTGGAAAAGGAAAAACTAATTTTTAAGCTTCGTGAAAAGTTGAACTTGCTTAGCAATGATCTTGGTGAAGGGGTTAGCAGCAAGGAAGTACTTGAATCGGAATACTTAAAAGCTAAAGCATATGTCGGGGATCTCCTTGTTGAAATGGAGCGTCTTAGATCTGAAGCAGATGGTCTTAGATCTCAAGTAGAAAAGAGGGACAACAACATCGCAATTCTTGAAGACTGCAACAAAGCCTTGCAGTCCAGCATCTCCTGGAAAATCACTAAACCATTGCGTATCTTCAAAGCGCTTTTATTTAAGTAA
- a CDS encoding class I SAM-dependent methyltransferase, producing the protein MKSTIWSSIRHYLFRCLQKKNGCEHSSEKLKNDSSFDPVIYSLESPKFHKFVLNGSNLFKGWVFYFGDKKVNQIYVYADAKPLGSCEVNLARYDVATHVPSLPAVENCGFEISVECKESYKKIIFYIKYHDNTKELFFEYDVQFIKRMSYEMSICSNNLDKLKMPDGPTVKLTQGHDNVEEYFNSILPSVLAIKDYLSFSGVGIEKANNLLDFGCGSGRILKGWYACHPEINLYGCDYNSHLVKWIKNNLPERISVFENDLTPPLDCPSSNFDLIYLISVFTHLTLDNQKRWIKEFERILRPDGILLVSLHGEFYVRNAFFHHPEKLQLFRDQGFTTTNNEGLEGSNSFGTFHSLSFAVQLFEKFELLGFFPQGNLPDRRRVFHVALSQDIYVFKLKKNSSIQHNMVAEQA; encoded by the coding sequence ATGAAAAGTACTATTTGGAGTTCTATCAGGCACTACTTGTTCAGATGTCTGCAAAAAAAAAATGGCTGTGAACACAGCTCTGAGAAATTAAAAAATGACTCGTCTTTTGATCCGGTTATATATTCCCTGGAGTCTCCCAAATTTCACAAGTTTGTTTTGAATGGGAGCAATTTGTTTAAAGGGTGGGTTTTTTACTTCGGAGATAAAAAAGTTAATCAAATTTATGTTTATGCTGATGCGAAACCCCTTGGATCATGCGAGGTCAATCTGGCGAGGTATGACGTAGCAACACATGTACCATCGCTGCCTGCAGTAGAGAATTGTGGATTTGAAATTTCTGTAGAATGCAAAGAAAGCTATAAAAAGATTATTTTTTATATCAAGTATCATGATAATACCAAAGAATTGTTTTTTGAGTATGACGTTCAATTCATCAAACGTATGTCTTATGAAATGAGCATATGTTCAAATAATTTAGATAAACTGAAAATGCCGGATGGTCCAACGGTCAAGCTGACCCAGGGACATGACAATGTAGAAGAATATTTCAACAGCATTTTGCCTTCAGTACTGGCTATAAAAGACTATCTGTCATTTTCCGGGGTCGGCATTGAAAAGGCGAATAATTTGCTGGACTTTGGCTGCGGCTCTGGTCGGATACTCAAAGGATGGTATGCTTGTCACCCTGAGATTAACCTTTATGGCTGTGATTATAATTCACACCTGGTAAAGTGGATTAAAAATAATCTTCCTGAAAGGATTTCTGTTTTCGAGAATGACCTTACTCCTCCCTTGGATTGCCCTTCAAGTAATTTTGATTTAATTTATCTCATCTCAGTATTTACTCACCTGACCCTGGATAACCAAAAAAGATGGATTAAAGAGTTTGAAAGAATATTGAGACCTGACGGCATATTGCTTGTTTCGCTTCATGGGGAATTTTATGTTAGAAATGCCTTTTTCCATCATCCTGAAAAGCTTCAACTATTCCGTGATCAGGGGTTCACGACAACCAATAATGAAGGTTTAGAAGGTTCAAACAGCTTTGGAACTTTTCACAGTCTTTCCTTTGCTGTTCAACTTTTTGAAAAATTTGAACTACTGGGTTTTTTTCCGCAAGGCAACCTGCCTGACAGGCGAAGAGTTTTTCATGTAGCCCTTTCTCAGGATATATATGTTTTCAAACTCAAAAAAAACAGCAGTATTCAGCATAATATGGTTGCAGAACAGGCATGA
- a CDS encoding GNAT family N-acetyltransferase, translating into MQCFKVRNYQNGDEHKILEMFNEVFNQNRSINHWYWKYRDHPGGGGAISMAVAEGGRIAAHYGGYPVDITNFAGEDFPAEFRTFHLGDKMSRPEFRGAGFRKKTPLARAFYHFRKTHAADVFFGYGFGTGHSLRIGKLLFNYMDVEPVAYRIMDFMAYRQNILRKLKRSFTRFSIEEVHEVDESWTDFFYRVGPHYNALTTRNAEYIRWRYLERPDKKYLLIGIRHCSELVGWSVFFRNSDRIEWVDSLFDPMYIKHLYSMLDYLKNHSLAGGCSKICCWFPGRPNWWDSALREIGFITKQEPDCLHLTGPLFSETDSELFLRNNFYYAMGDSDLY; encoded by the coding sequence ATGCAATGCTTTAAAGTTCGAAACTACCAGAATGGAGACGAACATAAAATTCTTGAAATGTTCAACGAGGTCTTTAATCAGAATCGCAGCATTAATCACTGGTACTGGAAGTACAGAGATCACCCGGGGGGAGGAGGCGCCATCAGTATGGCTGTGGCGGAAGGCGGACGTATTGCTGCGCACTACGGGGGATATCCTGTAGATATTACCAACTTTGCAGGTGAAGATTTTCCTGCAGAATTTCGAACTTTTCATCTCGGGGATAAGATGAGCAGGCCTGAATTCAGGGGTGCAGGTTTCAGGAAGAAAACACCCCTGGCCAGAGCATTTTATCATTTTCGTAAGACCCATGCCGCGGATGTTTTTTTTGGCTATGGGTTCGGAACAGGTCACAGCCTTAGAATAGGAAAGCTGCTTTTTAATTATATGGATGTTGAGCCTGTTGCCTATAGAATTATGGATTTTATGGCGTATCGCCAGAACATTTTAAGAAAATTAAAGCGCAGCTTTACACGTTTTTCAATTGAAGAAGTGCACGAAGTTGATGAAAGCTGGACAGATTTTTTTTACAGGGTTGGACCTCACTATAATGCCCTGACTACCCGAAATGCTGAATACATTCGATGGAGATATCTTGAAAGACCAGATAAGAAATATCTTTTAATTGGCATAAGGCACTGTTCAGAGCTTGTAGGCTGGTCTGTTTTTTTTAGAAATTCAGACCGGATTGAATGGGTGGACAGCCTTTTTGATCCAATGTACATTAAGCATCTTTACAGCATGCTGGATTATTTAAAAAATCACAGCTTGGCCGGAGGATGCAGTAAGATCTGCTGCTGGTTTCCCGGGCGTCCGAACTGGTGGGATTCTGCTTTAAGAGAAATAGGATTTATCACAAAGCAGGAGCCAGACTGTCTGCATCTGACAGGCCCTCTTTTCTCTGAGACAGATTCTGAGCTTTTTTTAAGAAACAACTTTTACTATGCAATGGGAGACAGTGATCTGTATTAA
- a CDS encoding glycosyltransferase produces MEKKVITAAVIVNYFSAKFTVEAARSVLSSQSSGSLKVIVVDNSCDKNEREYLTAHLPEKASLILNDENSGFGRACNYVFENTDSDFFLLLNPDALLVGDSLILLEETLMCNESAGAVTPQAFWDERMIFFIPPAHDPLLFFIQPEMLHFGSGTNFYSLLAKLWRRYSIKVWTASKTLQVKNICGGHVLLKRDAVLKAGGLFDPAFFMYFEDTDLFLRLRMSGYKLLLNPRSKAIHHYDQCDPGGRKRKSSYMLQSHKQFIDKHDCFKIFLQRKFVRAASRLNIGIRPEKLISVSSPLKIPAPESAHQKLLLEWSPNRDFIPSIGCFWDGSSVFQDNDLGKLAPGTYYFRYGELGSLRLPENIFMWIKE; encoded by the coding sequence ATGGAAAAAAAAGTTATCACTGCCGCAGTTATCGTAAACTACTTTTCTGCAAAGTTTACAGTGGAAGCAGCAAGGTCTGTTCTCAGCTCACAATCTTCTGGCTCATTAAAAGTGATTGTGGTGGACAATAGCTGTGATAAGAATGAAAGAGAATACTTGACAGCACATCTGCCTGAGAAGGCTTCTCTTATATTAAATGATGAAAACTCTGGTTTTGGCAGGGCATGCAATTATGTTTTTGAAAACACAGACAGTGACTTCTTTTTGTTGTTGAACCCGGATGCCCTGTTGGTTGGTGATTCTCTAATACTATTGGAAGAGACATTGATGTGCAATGAAAGTGCAGGAGCAGTCACCCCTCAAGCGTTCTGGGATGAACGGATGATTTTTTTTATACCTCCAGCTCACGATCCGCTGTTGTTTTTTATTCAGCCGGAAATGCTGCATTTTGGTTCAGGTACCAATTTTTATTCGTTGCTGGCTAAGCTTTGGAGAAGGTACAGCATAAAAGTCTGGACTGCCTCCAAAACATTGCAGGTTAAAAACATATGCGGTGGGCATGTGTTATTAAAAAGGGATGCAGTGTTAAAGGCAGGCGGACTTTTCGATCCAGCCTTTTTCATGTACTTTGAAGATACTGACCTGTTTTTGCGTTTACGTATGTCTGGCTATAAACTTTTATTAAACCCTCGATCAAAGGCTATTCACCATTATGATCAGTGTGATCCGGGAGGGCGAAAAAGAAAAAGCAGTTACATGCTCCAGTCTCATAAACAGTTTATTGATAAGCATGACTGCTTTAAAATATTTTTGCAGAGGAAGTTTGTAAGAGCTGCATCCAGGTTAAATATTGGAATCAGACCTGAAAAATTAATCTCTGTAAGCTCTCCATTAAAAATTCCAGCTCCAGAAAGTGCGCATCAGAAATTGTTGCTGGAGTGGAGCCCTAATAGAGATTTTATACCATCTATTGGCTGTTTTTGGGACGGATCATCCGTTTTTCAAGATAATGACCTGGGAAAACTTGCTCCAGGAACATATTATTTCAGGTATGGGGAGCTTGGAAGTCTGCGACTTCCAGAAAACATTTTCATGTGGATAAAAGAGTGA
- a CDS encoding DUF2142 domain-containing protein, with amino-acid sequence MPNKYIKISIFLVLLFGLAYAVTIPPFQAPDEPAHFARAYGIAEGQFVLKDHPRELVEIIMDFLGLYYDIDQHVMFSEINDLLRESGDRIPNIAYNTSQYSFIPYLPHAVLLKLTELFVGESSGILLGLYLTRIINVFFYCLVFTSAIRVVPNMSLIIFWVMATPMAVSQGAIFSTDIIVYSSGLLLLCLGWSNLSLRHYIPLAFFSVFFLLASKPPYAFLLLIALVSALVQKQDRLLRMLSIFTAASLAIATGLLWKEAVVQHGILEHTMKYIQLYRSPDISPADQFKYVLSNPSAFIQAINNTFVSDGWNLFHQMVGVLGWQDLPLPRWVVFFWAIMLFPVLFVSLGPANDFAEKSHFVGISCLISAVLTTSAILLALYLTWMPVGAQAISAQGRYFHLPVLSALGGVLLLASRFTPVEPPGRNTMSFLLCTGTTLVHIAGLIAIINRYWSV; translated from the coding sequence GTGCCAAATAAATATATTAAAATTTCTATTTTTCTGGTTCTGCTGTTTGGACTGGCCTATGCTGTTACAATACCTCCCTTTCAAGCTCCAGATGAGCCTGCACACTTTGCCCGGGCTTACGGGATAGCAGAGGGTCAGTTTGTTCTTAAGGATCATCCTCGAGAACTTGTTGAAATCATAATGGATTTTCTTGGACTATATTATGATATAGATCAACATGTAATGTTCTCGGAAATAAATGATCTTTTGCGAGAGTCCGGGGATAGAATTCCAAATATTGCTTATAATACTTCGCAGTATTCATTTATACCATATCTTCCTCATGCTGTTTTATTGAAATTAACTGAACTTTTTGTTGGAGAATCTTCGGGTATATTGCTGGGTCTATACCTCACAAGAATTATAAATGTTTTTTTTTACTGTCTTGTATTTACTTCAGCCATCAGGGTTGTACCAAATATGTCTCTGATTATTTTTTGGGTTATGGCTACCCCTATGGCTGTTTCCCAGGGAGCAATATTCAGTACTGATATTATCGTATACAGTTCCGGGCTGCTGCTGCTTTGCCTGGGCTGGTCCAACTTGAGTCTCAGACATTATATACCTCTTGCTTTTTTTTCGGTTTTTTTTCTGCTGGCGAGCAAACCACCTTACGCTTTTCTGCTTTTAATCGCACTTGTGAGTGCTTTAGTTCAAAAGCAAGATCGTCTGCTCAGAATGTTATCTATATTTACTGCAGCTTCTCTCGCTATAGCTACAGGGCTTTTGTGGAAAGAGGCTGTGGTCCAGCATGGAATTTTAGAACATACAATGAAATATATTCAACTGTACAGATCGCCAGATATTTCACCTGCTGACCAGTTTAAGTATGTGCTAAGCAATCCGAGTGCTTTCATTCAGGCAATTAATAATACATTTGTGAGCGACGGATGGAACCTTTTTCATCAGATGGTTGGGGTTTTAGGATGGCAGGACCTGCCGCTGCCACGTTGGGTTGTTTTTTTCTGGGCTATAATGCTTTTCCCTGTGCTGTTTGTTTCTCTTGGTCCTGCTAATGATTTTGCAGAAAAATCTCATTTTGTTGGGATCAGCTGTTTGATTTCAGCCGTTCTAACAACTTCAGCAATACTTTTAGCTTTATACCTTACCTGGATGCCCGTGGGAGCCCAGGCGATTTCTGCTCAGGGCAGATATTTCCATCTACCAGTACTCTCTGCCTTAGGCGGCGTGTTGTTGCTTGCGAGCAGGTTTACTCCAGTAGAGCCGCCCGGCCGAAACACGATGTCCTTTCTGCTTTGCACCGGGACAACCCTGGTCCATATTGCAGGGTTGATAGCAATAATCAATCGATATTGGTCTGTTTGA
- a CDS encoding FkbM family methyltransferase codes for MKLDFNPTTYLAGLGSRLYSINYPLYKKVYFFYKKMTDKEILSFLKSYVKKGMVVLDVGANIGFYSVYLARLVGINGRVHSFEPCRDTFKRLVQSTSMYPQVVLNQTGIMDSAGEAFLNFSAAGNVDNWLEKKDSLANSKSTISTITLDQYCQKMKLEVDLVKMDIQGAELMALQGFSESLKLMDNIVILMELWPYGLRRSGASIKELFAFLEENNLKMSSLSGQKLKSFDLYNYNPDNYINVLTMKGRYCT; via the coding sequence ATGAAATTGGATTTTAATCCTACTACTTACCTTGCAGGGCTTGGCTCTCGATTGTATAGTATAAATTACCCATTATACAAGAAAGTCTATTTTTTTTACAAAAAGATGACAGATAAAGAAATTTTATCTTTTTTAAAGTCTTATGTCAAAAAAGGTATGGTAGTTTTAGATGTCGGAGCAAATATTGGTTTTTATTCTGTTTATTTGGCCCGTCTTGTAGGCATAAATGGCAGAGTGCACTCATTCGAACCGTGCAGGGATACATTTAAAAGATTAGTGCAGTCTACCAGTATGTATCCCCAGGTAGTTTTAAACCAAACTGGAATTATGGATTCTGCAGGTGAGGCTTTTCTGAACTTTTCTGCTGCAGGTAACGTAGACAATTGGCTTGAAAAAAAAGATAGTCTTGCAAATTCAAAAAGTACAATATCCACAATAACGCTGGATCAGTATTGTCAAAAAATGAAGCTTGAGGTCGATCTGGTCAAGATGGACATTCAAGGTGCTGAGCTTATGGCCTTGCAAGGTTTTAGTGAGTCATTAAAATTAATGGATAATATCGTTATTTTGATGGAGTTGTGGCCATACGGGTTAAGAAGGTCAGGGGCCAGCATTAAGGAATTGTTTGCTTTTTTGGAAGAAAACAATCTCAAAATGAGCAGTTTAAGTGGACAAAAGTTAAAAAGTTTTGATCTATATAACTATAATCCTGATAACTATATCAATGTGCTGACTATGAAGGGGCGGTATTGCACATAG
- a CDS encoding methyltransferase domain-containing protein, producing the protein MKTKILSFLKDPRLQEIEVDDPLYHEYCKEILFSKPYLKAVYTRWYEIILSQMINKNGIVLELGSGCGFFEEFFPDIILSDIMPVKNSSLSCDACKLPFKCNSIDSITMVNVFHHIPDVFVFLKQAVKCLRQHGQIIMVEPWVSPFSRVIYSSIHHEPFDPGSKTWEISKGGPLSGANQALPWIVFQRDRKKFESFFPELAIHKIIPELNFRYLLSGGLSFRCFFPFWTSSVFYALEKKVEKFLVQKLSLFACIVLQKR; encoded by the coding sequence ATGAAAACAAAAATATTATCGTTTTTGAAAGATCCAAGATTGCAGGAAATAGAAGTAGATGATCCCTTGTATCATGAATATTGTAAGGAAATACTTTTCAGCAAACCATATTTAAAAGCTGTGTACACAAGGTGGTATGAAATCATACTGTCACAGATGATAAATAAAAACGGAATCGTACTTGAGCTTGGTTCCGGCTGTGGTTTTTTTGAAGAGTTTTTTCCAGATATAATACTCAGCGATATAATGCCTGTCAAAAACAGCAGTCTGAGCTGTGACGCTTGTAAGCTGCCATTTAAATGCAACTCTATTGATAGCATCACTATGGTAAATGTTTTCCATCATATACCAGATGTTTTTGTTTTTTTAAAGCAGGCTGTAAAATGTCTTAGGCAACATGGTCAGATTATCATGGTTGAGCCCTGGGTCAGTCCCTTTAGCAGGGTAATTTATTCTTCTATTCATCATGAGCCTTTCGACCCAGGATCAAAAACCTGGGAGATTTCAAAAGGGGGCCCCTTATCGGGTGCTAATCAGGCTTTACCCTGGATAGTTTTTCAAAGAGATCGGAAAAAATTTGAAAGTTTTTTCCCAGAGTTGGCAATTCATAAAATAATTCCTGAATTAAATTTCAGATACCTACTTTCCGGAGGGTTAAGTTTCAGGTGTTTCTTTCCTTTCTGGACCAGTTCAGTATTTTATGCTCTGGAAAAGAAAGTAGAAAAGTTTTTAGTTCAAAAGTTATCATTATTTGCATGCATTGTTCTTCAAAAAAGATAG
- a CDS encoding glycosyltransferase, with amino-acid sequence MIINQYREKYSEYRIKHWDNVAKQSTASKGRYYHSRVEEIYRFLIPPGQHVLELGCGTGDLLSSLRPSYGVGVDFSSNMLSIATARHPEINFICADVHDVCFNTSFDVIVLNDILNDLWDVQLLFKTISKFSNHKTRIVMNVFSRLWQPALDFARKKGWATPLLKQNWLTPEDLRHLMHLEGFEVVKKLSDIVVPLPIPLISSFCNKYLAKLFPFNFFNLTHFLVARKVPDTKTGRSMSVSVIVPARNEAGNIEEIIKRVPSIGSSTEIIFVEGGSTDNTCEAINSVILENPSLNIRLYHQTGQGKGDAVRLGFSKAAGDVLMILDADMTVPPEDLLRFYQALADGRGEFINGVRLVYPMQDQAMRFFNLIGNKFFSLAFSWLLGQPVKDTLCGTKVLTNRSYRSIAANRSFFGDFDPFGDFDLLFGAAKQNLKIVDLPVRYHERTYGETNIQRWRHGVMLLRMVLFAARRIKFI; translated from the coding sequence ATGATAATTAATCAATATAGAGAAAAGTACTCTGAATACAGAATTAAACACTGGGATAATGTAGCTAAACAATCTACAGCAAGTAAAGGTCGATACTATCATTCCCGCGTTGAAGAAATTTACCGCTTTCTTATTCCGCCAGGTCAGCATGTCCTTGAGCTTGGATGTGGGACAGGAGATCTATTAAGTTCTCTCAGGCCCAGCTACGGGGTCGGAGTGGACTTTTCATCAAATATGCTTTCAATTGCAACGGCAAGACACCCGGAAATTAATTTTATTTGTGCTGACGTGCATGATGTATGTTTTAACACTTCTTTCGATGTGATTGTTCTGAACGATATTCTGAATGATCTTTGGGATGTTCAGCTTCTATTTAAGACCATTTCAAAATTTTCCAACCACAAAACCAGAATAGTAATGAATGTTTTCAGCAGGCTATGGCAGCCTGCTCTGGACTTTGCCAGGAAAAAGGGATGGGCAACCCCTCTTCTCAAACAAAACTGGTTAACTCCTGAGGACCTGCGACATCTTATGCACCTTGAAGGGTTTGAGGTCGTTAAAAAGTTGAGTGATATTGTTGTACCGCTTCCGATTCCACTTATTTCCAGCTTTTGCAATAAGTACCTTGCCAAGCTTTTCCCTTTCAACTTTTTCAATCTCACCCACTTTCTTGTAGCTCGTAAAGTTCCTGATACAAAGACAGGCAGAAGTATGTCTGTAAGCGTGATTGTTCCGGCAAGAAATGAAGCTGGCAACATTGAAGAAATTATCAAAAGAGTGCCGTCAATCGGTTCTTCCACAGAGATTATTTTTGTTGAAGGAGGTTCTACAGATAATACTTGCGAGGCAATAAACAGTGTAATTTTGGAAAATCCAAGCTTAAATATTCGCCTTTATCACCAAACTGGACAAGGCAAGGGCGACGCAGTTCGCCTTGGTTTCAGCAAGGCTGCGGGCGATGTTCTGATGATCCTTGATGCTGACATGACTGTTCCGCCTGAAGATTTATTAAGGTTTTATCAAGCGCTGGCAGATGGTAGAGGGGAGTTTATAAATGGTGTAAGATTAGTTTACCCAATGCAAGATCAGGCCATGAGGTTTTTTAATCTTATTGGGAACAAGTTTTTCAGCCTTGCATTTTCCTGGCTTCTTGGCCAGCCTGTAAAGGATACTCTGTGCGGCACCAAGGTTTTGACTAATCGCAGCTACAGATCAATTGCAGCAAATCGTTCTTTTTTTGGAGATTTCGATCCTTTTGGAGATTTTGATCTTCTTTTTGGCGCTGCTAAGCAAAACCTTAAAATTGTTGACCTTCCAGTACGTTACCATGAGAGAACTTACGGAGAAACCAATATTCAAAGGTGGAGACATGGTGTTATGCTATTGAGGATGGTATTATTTGCTGCAAGGCGAATTAAATTTATCTGA
- a CDS encoding class I SAM-dependent methyltransferase has product MLNVYQIALHDNQNLSHEQILAVKMGRPPYDLETVSGNLTIGRLLQETIWNEAVFIFDPEFWYPEHCWHRWFGAILEKSMDTISVPLGNQNPAWRNGLDVPLYFTVSGLQNASLFCAENEWMTVNIESSIELCVAAVPRKVLRQFPGHLKLKNIPGLCAEKNVECQIFCCGWLHSFKSLGDAGCRHDLISMTDWTGNVLEVGCGAGLMAATCKEQNSGLRWVGVEQSYDIIKEASPRLDLAINADANYALPFGKDIRFDRIVCGDFLEHLPFPWVFLSRLRNCVADSGRLIASVPNIGHWSIVKDLFKGRFDEAPSGTLCVTHLRFGTKKSWEKWFLGAGWNIEKVEEERLPLPVEIEQMIEFVPFEIDRNSLATIRYRFLASPG; this is encoded by the coding sequence ATGTTAAATGTGTATCAAATTGCTCTTCATGATAACCAGAACTTGAGTCATGAGCAGATTCTGGCTGTGAAAATGGGCAGACCGCCATATGATCTGGAGACTGTTTCAGGCAACCTTACAATCGGACGGTTGTTGCAGGAAACCATATGGAATGAGGCTGTTTTTATTTTTGATCCAGAATTCTGGTATCCTGAGCATTGCTGGCATAGATGGTTTGGAGCAATCCTTGAGAAGTCCATGGATACTATTTCTGTGCCACTGGGCAATCAAAATCCAGCCTGGAGAAATGGTCTTGATGTTCCATTGTATTTTACTGTTTCCGGTCTCCAAAATGCCTCTCTTTTTTGTGCTGAAAATGAATGGATGACGGTCAATATCGAAAGTTCTATTGAACTTTGCGTTGCAGCTGTTCCCAGAAAAGTGCTGAGGCAATTTCCTGGTCATCTAAAGCTTAAAAATATTCCCGGGCTATGTGCCGAGAAGAATGTTGAGTGCCAAATTTTCTGTTGCGGCTGGCTTCACAGCTTTAAATCTCTTGGAGATGCAGGGTGCAGGCATGATCTGATTAGCATGACCGACTGGACGGGTAATGTGCTGGAAGTGGGTTGTGGAGCTGGCTTAATGGCAGCAACCTGTAAAGAACAGAACAGTGGTCTCAGGTGGGTGGGAGTGGAGCAAAGCTATGATATTATTAAGGAGGCATCTCCAAGACTTGATCTAGCTATAAATGCAGATGCTAATTATGCTTTGCCCTTTGGTAAGGACATTCGTTTTGACCGCATCGTATGCGGAGATTTTCTGGAACACCTGCCTTTTCCATGGGTTTTTCTTTCAAGGTTACGAAACTGCGTGGCAGACTCTGGCAGACTAATAGCCTCAGTACCCAATATTGGACACTGGTCCATAGTTAAGGATCTGTTTAAAGGACGTTTTGATGAAGCACCGTCTGGCACTTTGTGCGTGACACATTTGCGTTTCGGAACTAAAAAGTCATGGGAAAAATGGTTTTTGGGCGCAGGATGGAATATTGAGAAAGTTGAAGAAGAACGTCTACCGCTCCCTGTTGAAATAGAGCAAATGATTGAATTTGTCCCTTTTGAAATTGACAGGAATTCACTGGCAACCATACGTTACAGGTTTCTGGCTTCACCAGGATAA